From the Phoenix dactylifera cultivar Barhee BC4 chromosome 10, palm_55x_up_171113_PBpolish2nd_filt_p, whole genome shotgun sequence genome, one window contains:
- the LOC103696875 gene encoding uncharacterized protein LOC103696875 isoform X1: MTCRMAAGQQKKRLASSNLHEQYRGKKKKKLDSSDYVLNLRSHIDLEWDDNLKRAVAKREQVGITWMDMAPFVDSVPKCHSGLADVLSVPQEIFSLENLTEVLSYEVWATCLSESERKLLTQFLPSGTGAEQAVHSLLNGENHHFGNLYLKWSASLCSGNLHPDAVVRTKQQFRANRRAYYYEINKYHTGMLEVLKKWKERWLTCEDPEKLWREGFTKHKQGSLTVSAEKAKVPNIAKKEIPHKVCICNGDTVKYMSYIKVSKTQHQLVKNIKYSGDGIQSKSLNRVLGDIKSFHVQPFETYEEEEKKRLHEHWLQVANKDLPAAFEFRRKKTLLREQWMKSLEQELMEKKKLVMDKDKKMENLETSPQESVDNGDYEHQHSPDMTDQEHVDSPHNSSFDHHLECIPSLNSHLDPSPMESSPVSVNEEAVGQDILKLVENSPSLSQSLEKQNPSAEDVTRAKASSSSAKDLWQTESVHDPYYQTTPESHEYMSAGELSLRQPQFTEEHPTDVIDLERNITEPEAGAAVASTFHVDGGASFFCSYANQDRNELLPNFSKGPGMLSSYPHEQMNGVKQPGLQFLMANDSLPEPGQFSHQFHEQQKLLGQREVREKDLYMNQIMNKNVYCSGRYPSQGHFSSVDQQSFSALQSSVNGGSMGYNWFPGERQAYNNWSGAESSSSQDRCLLDGSNADGSLFSVFSNKISSCSPYDTASSEQYIQARNYTSGGIATAENIYRYAQHQLDNLSSQEATTAPSMTNMSWMNFPCQNPGLHDSTGKPFLRPWNR; the protein is encoded by the exons ATGACCTGCAGAATGGCAGCTGGTCAACAAAAAAAGCGGCTAGCAAGTTCTAACCTGCACGAACAATatagaggaaagaagaagaaaaagctggACTCATCTGATTATGTGTTGAATTTGAGATCGCATATCGATCTAGAGTGGGATGACAATCTGAAGAGAGCTGTGGCAAAGAGGGAACAAGTTGGGATAACATGGATGGACATGGCACCTTTTGTTGATTCAGTTCCCAAATGTCATTCAGGTCTAGCTGATGTTTTATCTGTTCCtcaagaaattttttctttGGAAAATTTGACTGAGGTGCTTTCTTATGAG GTTTGGGCAACATGTCTGTCAGAGTCAGAGAGAAAGCTTCTCACTCAGTTTCTTCCTAGTGGGACAGGTGCAGAACAAGCAGTTCATTCGCTGCTGAACGGGGAAAACCATCACTTTGGAAATCTTTACCTTAAATG GTCCGCTTCACTTTGCTCTGGTAATCTTCATCCAGATGCTGTTGTTCGTACAAAGCAGCAATTCAGAGCCAATAGAAGGGCATACTATTATGAGATAAATAAGTATCATACCGG AATGCTCGAGGTTCTGAAAAAATGGAAGGAGAGATGGTTAACTTGCGAGGATCCAGAAAAGCTGTGGAG GGAAGGATTTACGAAGCACAAGCAAGGAAGCTTAACAGTATCTGCAGAAAAGGCTAAAGTTCCCAATATAGCTAAGAAAGAAATCCCACATAAAGTCTGCATCTGTAATGGTGATACTGTTAAATATATGTCATATATTAAG GTAAGCAAGACACAGCACCAACTGGTTAAAAATATAAAGTATTCTGGTGATGGCATTCAATCGAAGTCTCTCAACCGTGTATTGGGTGATATTAAGAGCTTTCATGTACAGCCATTTGAAACAtatgaagaggaagaaaagaaaaggttgcATGAGCATTG GTTGCAGGTGGCAAACAAAGATCTCCCAGCGGCTTTTGAGTTCCGTAGAAAAAAAACATTGCTGAGAGAGCAGTGGATGAAATCATTGGAACAGGAACTcatggaaaaaaagaaattagtaATGGATAAG GATAAGAAGATGGAAAATCTGGAGACCTCACCTCAGGAATCTGTAGACAACGGTGATTATGAACATCAGCACAGCCCAGATATGACAGATCAAGAACATGTTGATTCCCCACATAATTCCTCATTTGACCATCATCTAGAATGTATTCCTTCACTCAACAGTCATCTGGATCCAAGCCCAATGGAGTCTAGCCCAGTCTCTGTGAATGAAGAAGCAGTAGGACAAGACATATTAAAACTTGTGGAAAATTCCCCTTCTCTTTCGCAGTCATTAGAAAAACAGAATCCCTCTGCCGAGGATGTTACACGAGCAAAggcttcttcttcatctgctaAAGACTTGTGGCAGACAGAAAGCGTTCATGATCCTTACTACCAGACTACTCCGGAGAGCCATGAGTACATGTCTGCCGGTGAGCTATCTCTTAGGCAACCTCAATTTACTGAAGAACACCCAACCGATGTGATTGATTTAGAGAGAAACATAACAGAACCAGAAGCTGGAGCCGCTGTTGCCTCAACCTTTCATGTGGACGGTGGGGCATCGTTCTTCTGCTCCTATGCAAACCAAGACCGCAATGAGCTGCTTCCCAACTTTTCAAAGGGACCAGGAATGCTATCATCTTATCCACATGAACAGATGAATGGCGTGAAACAGCCTGGATTGCAGTTTTTGATGGCCAATGACAGCCTGCCAGAACCTGGGCAGTTCTCCCACCAATTCCATGAGCAACAGAAGCTTCTGGGGCAGAGGGAGGTTAGAGAGAAGGACCTTTACATGAATCAGATAATGAACAAAAATGTCTACTGCAGTGGCAGATATCCAAGCCAAGGGCACTTTTCATCAGTTGATCAGCAGAGTTTTTCAGCTCTCCAGTCCTCTGTAAATGGTGGGTCCATGGGCTACAATTGGTTTCCTGGTGAGCGTCAAGCTTATAATAATTGGTCTGGAGCCGAGTCTTCAAGCAGCCAAGATCGGTGCTTGCTTGATGGTAGCAATGCAGATGGAAGCCTGTTTAGTGTTTTCTCTAACAAGATTTCGTCATGCTCGCCATATGACACTGCAAGTTCAGAACAGTACATCCAAGCAAGGAACTATACCAGTGGGGGTATTGCTACAGCCGAAAATATTTATAGGTATGCCCAGCATCAACTCGACAATTTAAGCAGCCAAGAAGCAACTACTGCTCCTTCCATGACCAATATGTCATGGATGAACTTCCCGTGTCAGAATCCTGGACTGCATGATTCTACAGGAAAACCATTTCTGAGGCCTTGGAACCGGTAG
- the LOC103696875 gene encoding uncharacterized protein LOC103696875 isoform X2 has product MRKMTCRMAAGQQKKRLASSNLHEQYRGKKKKKLDSSDYVLNLRSHIDLEWDDNLKRAVAKREQVGITWMDMAPFVDSVPKCHSGLADVLSVPQEIFSLENLTEVLSYEVWATCLSESERKLLTQFLPSGTGAEQAVHSLLNGENHHFGNLYLKWSASLCSGNLHPDAVVRTKQQFRANRRAYYYEINKYHTGMLEVLKKWKERWLTCEDPEKLWREGFTKHKQGSLTVSAEKAKVPNIAKKEIPHKVCICNGDTVKYMSYIKVSKTQHQLVKNIKYSGDGIQSKSLNRVLGDIKSFHVQPFETYEEEEKKRLHEHWLQVANKDLPAAFEFRRKKTLLREQWMKSLEQELMEKKKLVMDKDKKMENLETSPQESVDNGDYEHQHSPDMTDQEHVDSPHNSSFDHHLECIPSLNSHLDPSPMESSPVSVNEEAVGQDILKLVENSPSLSQSLEKQNPSAEDVTRAKASSSSAKDLWQTESVHDPYYQTTPESHEYMSAGELSLRQPQFTEEHPTDVIDLERNITEPEAGAAVASTFHVDGGASFFCSYANQDRNELLPNFSKGPGMLSSYPHEQMNGVKQPGLQFLMANDSLPEPGQFSHQFHEQQKLLGQREVREKDLYMNQIMNKNVYCSGRYPSQGHFSSVDQQSFSALQSSVNGGSMGYNWFPGERQAYNNWSGAESSSSQDRCLLDGSNADGSLFSVFSNKISSCSPYDTASSEQYIQARNYTSGGIATAENIYRYAQHQLDNLSSQEATTAPSMTNMSWMNFPCQNPGLHDSTGKPFLRPWNR; this is encoded by the exons ATGACCTGCAGAATGGCAGCTGGTCAACAAAAAAAGCGGCTAGCAAGTTCTAACCTGCACGAACAATatagaggaaagaagaagaaaaagctggACTCATCTGATTATGTGTTGAATTTGAGATCGCATATCGATCTAGAGTGGGATGACAATCTGAAGAGAGCTGTGGCAAAGAGGGAACAAGTTGGGATAACATGGATGGACATGGCACCTTTTGTTGATTCAGTTCCCAAATGTCATTCAGGTCTAGCTGATGTTTTATCTGTTCCtcaagaaattttttctttGGAAAATTTGACTGAGGTGCTTTCTTATGAG GTTTGGGCAACATGTCTGTCAGAGTCAGAGAGAAAGCTTCTCACTCAGTTTCTTCCTAGTGGGACAGGTGCAGAACAAGCAGTTCATTCGCTGCTGAACGGGGAAAACCATCACTTTGGAAATCTTTACCTTAAATG GTCCGCTTCACTTTGCTCTGGTAATCTTCATCCAGATGCTGTTGTTCGTACAAAGCAGCAATTCAGAGCCAATAGAAGGGCATACTATTATGAGATAAATAAGTATCATACCGG AATGCTCGAGGTTCTGAAAAAATGGAAGGAGAGATGGTTAACTTGCGAGGATCCAGAAAAGCTGTGGAG GGAAGGATTTACGAAGCACAAGCAAGGAAGCTTAACAGTATCTGCAGAAAAGGCTAAAGTTCCCAATATAGCTAAGAAAGAAATCCCACATAAAGTCTGCATCTGTAATGGTGATACTGTTAAATATATGTCATATATTAAG GTAAGCAAGACACAGCACCAACTGGTTAAAAATATAAAGTATTCTGGTGATGGCATTCAATCGAAGTCTCTCAACCGTGTATTGGGTGATATTAAGAGCTTTCATGTACAGCCATTTGAAACAtatgaagaggaagaaaagaaaaggttgcATGAGCATTG GTTGCAGGTGGCAAACAAAGATCTCCCAGCGGCTTTTGAGTTCCGTAGAAAAAAAACATTGCTGAGAGAGCAGTGGATGAAATCATTGGAACAGGAACTcatggaaaaaaagaaattagtaATGGATAAG GATAAGAAGATGGAAAATCTGGAGACCTCACCTCAGGAATCTGTAGACAACGGTGATTATGAACATCAGCACAGCCCAGATATGACAGATCAAGAACATGTTGATTCCCCACATAATTCCTCATTTGACCATCATCTAGAATGTATTCCTTCACTCAACAGTCATCTGGATCCAAGCCCAATGGAGTCTAGCCCAGTCTCTGTGAATGAAGAAGCAGTAGGACAAGACATATTAAAACTTGTGGAAAATTCCCCTTCTCTTTCGCAGTCATTAGAAAAACAGAATCCCTCTGCCGAGGATGTTACACGAGCAAAggcttcttcttcatctgctaAAGACTTGTGGCAGACAGAAAGCGTTCATGATCCTTACTACCAGACTACTCCGGAGAGCCATGAGTACATGTCTGCCGGTGAGCTATCTCTTAGGCAACCTCAATTTACTGAAGAACACCCAACCGATGTGATTGATTTAGAGAGAAACATAACAGAACCAGAAGCTGGAGCCGCTGTTGCCTCAACCTTTCATGTGGACGGTGGGGCATCGTTCTTCTGCTCCTATGCAAACCAAGACCGCAATGAGCTGCTTCCCAACTTTTCAAAGGGACCAGGAATGCTATCATCTTATCCACATGAACAGATGAATGGCGTGAAACAGCCTGGATTGCAGTTTTTGATGGCCAATGACAGCCTGCCAGAACCTGGGCAGTTCTCCCACCAATTCCATGAGCAACAGAAGCTTCTGGGGCAGAGGGAGGTTAGAGAGAAGGACCTTTACATGAATCAGATAATGAACAAAAATGTCTACTGCAGTGGCAGATATCCAAGCCAAGGGCACTTTTCATCAGTTGATCAGCAGAGTTTTTCAGCTCTCCAGTCCTCTGTAAATGGTGGGTCCATGGGCTACAATTGGTTTCCTGGTGAGCGTCAAGCTTATAATAATTGGTCTGGAGCCGAGTCTTCAAGCAGCCAAGATCGGTGCTTGCTTGATGGTAGCAATGCAGATGGAAGCCTGTTTAGTGTTTTCTCTAACAAGATTTCGTCATGCTCGCCATATGACACTGCAAGTTCAGAACAGTACATCCAAGCAAGGAACTATACCAGTGGGGGTATTGCTACAGCCGAAAATATTTATAGGTATGCCCAGCATCAACTCGACAATTTAAGCAGCCAAGAAGCAACTACTGCTCCTTCCATGACCAATATGTCATGGATGAACTTCCCGTGTCAGAATCCTGGACTGCATGATTCTACAGGAAAACCATTTCTGAGGCCTTGGAACCGGTAG